Proteins from a genomic interval of Heteronotia binoei isolate CCM8104 ecotype False Entrance Well chromosome 5, APGP_CSIRO_Hbin_v1, whole genome shotgun sequence:
- the LOC132572311 gene encoding acetylcholinesterase-like isoform X1 produces MTSLLLWLSFLILCLLEVKSSAEGETIAVTSSGPIQGKHVPAGSRNVIAYLGIPYAEPPVGKLRFKKPLPHKPWRHILEATNFGNACPQPVIWDAPDVAIYSANTPQSEDCLFLNVWVPHPRPSTPAAILVWIHGGSYFFGTASLVVYDGAFLAATENVIVVSMNYRLGALGFLSLPPAAPGNVGLFDQQLALRWVRKNAAAFGGDPTRITIFGESAGGASVNYHLLSPGSRPLFDRAVLQSGTATASWAWVSPEEAKRRALALAELMGCTEVKDSAIVSCLQGKRIEEFPKYTFSVLVLNPPFVPTTDRDFLPDDPQKLMESGHFQPKPMMIGATSDEGSIFVFCLAPFLHAFDESLLTWEQLLAGIKMNVWNATEDFIQSIAQRYSEAEPEGPARYRSALSHAWGDHSFVCPANKIATETAKTGSPVYAYTFMHRSIGSLWPEWTGSQHLAELPYVFGTLTLLPGSSVAHTEAELELIPRVMRYWAEFARSGDPTPSDVSETVWPLYNPAEQNFFLISTEPPQVMKPSPAQLCGFWKTLLSKASRPNHPSNDSVPASPEGDTKPEM; encoded by the exons ATGACTAGTCTCCTCCTTTGGTTGAGCTTCCTGATCCTCTGCCTTCTGGAAGTCAAGTCTTCTGCTGAAGGTGAAACTATAGCAGTCACCAGCAGTGGCCCTATCCAGGGAAAACATGTCCCAGCTGGCTCAAGAAACGTCATAGCCTATTTGGGCATCCCCTATGCAGAACCCCCTGTGGGGAAATTGCGCTTCAAGAAGCCTCTACCCCATAAGCCATGGAGACACATCCTGGAAGCCACCAACTTTGGAAATGCATGTCCCCAACCAGTTATTTGGGACGCTCCTGATGTTGCCATATACAGTGCCAACACACCACAATCGGAGGACTGTCTCTTTCTCAATGTCTGGGTGCCCCATCCCCGGCCCTCCACACCTGCTGCTATCCTTGTCTGGATCCATGGTGGTTCATATTTTTTTGGCACAGCTTCCCTGGTCGTATATGATGGGGCATTCCTAGCTGCTACTGAGAATGTCATTGTGGTCTCCATGAATTACCGTCTGGGAGCTCTAGGCTTCCTTTCATTGCCACCAGCTGCCCCAGGAAACGTGGGCTTGTTTGACCAGCAGTTGGCCCTAAGATGGGTGAGGAAGAATGCAGCTGCTTTTGGAGGAGATCCGACTCGGATAACCATTTTTGGTGAGAGTGCAGGAGGAGCGAGTGTCAATTATCACCTCCTCTCACCTGGGAGTCGGCCTCTATTTGACCGTGCTGTGCTGCAGAGTGGGACGGCGACTGCATCCTGGGCTTGGGTGAGTCCCGAGGAAGCAAAGAGGAGAGCCTTGGCCCTGGCCGAGCTGATGGGCTGTACAGAAGTTAAGGACAGTGCCATAGTGAGTTGTTTGCAGGGTAAGAGAATAGAGGAATTTCCAAAATACACATTCTCAGTTTTAGTTCTAAATCCCCCCTTCGTACCAACAACAGATAGAGATTTCCTTCCTGATGACCCACAGAAACTTATGGAGTCCGGGCACTTTCAGCCTAAACCTATGATGATCGGTGCCACCTCTGATGAAGGGTCcatttttgtcttctgtcttgcTCCTTTCTTACATGCATTTGATGAAAGCCTTTTGACCTGGGAGCAGCTCTTGGCGGGGATAAAGATGAATGTATGGAATGCAACAGAAGACTTCATCCAATCCATTGCTCAGAGGTACAGTGAAGCAGAACCAGAGGGCCCAGCCCGCTATCGTTCCGCCTTGTCCCACGCCTGGGGTGATCACTCCTTTGTATGTCCAGCAAACAAAATTGCTACAGAGACTGCAAAGACTGGAAGTCCTGTGTATGCTTACACTTTCATGCATCGCAGTATTGGCTCCCTCTGGCCTGAATGGACGGGGTCGCAACATTTAGCGGAGCTCCCATATGTTTTTGGAACCCTGACCTTATTACCAGGAAGCAGTGTAGCTCACACAGAGGCGGAGTTAGAGCTGATCCCCCGAGTGATGCGGTACTGGGCAGAGTTTGCCAGAAGCGG CGATCCCACCCCTTCAGATGTCAGTGAGACAGTATGGCCACTCTACAACCCTGCAGAACAGAATTTCTTTCTCATCAGCACAGAGCCACCTCAAGTCATGAAGCCCTCACCCGCTCAGCTCTGTGGCTTTTGGAAGACGCTCTTATCAAAGGCATCAAGGCCAA